A single region of the Nitrospirota bacterium genome encodes:
- a CDS encoding CBS domain-containing protein — protein sequence MEVITSHINADFDSLGSAMAAKKLYPGAVIVFPGSMEKRVRDFVDAFQPIEIRKLRDIPLDRVTRLIIVDTKHPDRIGQFKELLAKPGVTVHVYDHHPATKADIKGEVAVLDHAGAQSTIFTEILQKKKIGLTPMEATILCLGIYEETGSLLFTSTTPRDLMAAAYLVKKGANLSLVADFLKEEMSREEFTLLNELVQSLREVVIQGIRIKIGKATMEGFGDVAHLAHQVMDMEDTDAVVLLIGMADKILMVARSKAPELDVAQVLSEFGGGGHHTAASATIKDVPFEIVEDQLLLSLKKHIRPAKLVKDVMTTPVVTAGWNSTIREAERILTRYGINALPVVKQERYRGVLTREVVEKALFHGLGRKKCEDFATADAITAAPDQPVADIERAMIEQNQRFVTVLENGRIVGAITRTDILRSMYEDFLRRSRVSSRETVSGEHPAAFGRNVTTLLKERLPSSVYDFLVRAGEVADGLGQGAYLVGGSVRDLLRGEENLDIDIVVEGDGIDFAKRLGREVRAKVVVHKRFGTAQVIIPAAPARPAAPARKEAEPAAPALRVDVATARTEYYESPAALPKVELSSIKRDLYRRDFTINTLAVKLNRKDFGLLIDFFGGQRDLKERAIRVLHNLSFIEDPTRAFRAIRFSERFGFKITRHTENLIKHAIRMNIFEKLSGTRLYDEMSLIFKETDPVRTIKRLADYGLLKVIHPGIVFTPGLEALLQSVYDTITWFELLFLNEQYDKGLIYIMALLCKLPAEERRVALDRLSVLKDQRKRIEEGLHAVQKIVRELKPHDPVAVFRLLVNRPIEVILFSMALTQDSGKKKAISHYLLHSRSVKPLLKGGDLKALGIPEGPVYSELFRMIHEQKLRGRLQTKDDEREFVKKQRTVSR from the coding sequence ATGGAGGTCATCACTTCGCATATCAATGCCGATTTCGACTCCCTCGGCTCGGCCATGGCAGCGAAAAAGCTCTACCCCGGCGCGGTGATCGTCTTTCCCGGCTCTATGGAGAAGCGGGTACGGGATTTCGTTGACGCCTTTCAGCCGATCGAGATACGAAAACTCAGGGATATTCCCCTCGACCGGGTGACCCGCCTGATCATCGTCGATACCAAGCATCCCGACCGGATCGGCCAGTTCAAGGAGCTGCTCGCGAAGCCCGGCGTCACGGTGCATGTCTACGACCACCACCCGGCGACTAAGGCCGATATCAAGGGCGAGGTCGCGGTGCTCGACCACGCGGGGGCGCAGTCGACGATCTTCACCGAGATCCTCCAGAAGAAGAAGATCGGCCTCACGCCGATGGAGGCCACCATACTCTGCCTCGGCATTTACGAAGAGACCGGCTCGCTGCTCTTCACCTCGACGACCCCCCGGGACCTCATGGCCGCGGCCTACCTCGTCAAGAAGGGCGCCAATCTCTCTCTCGTCGCCGACTTCCTCAAGGAGGAGATGAGCAGGGAGGAGTTCACCCTGCTCAACGAGCTGGTGCAGTCGCTCCGCGAGGTCGTCATCCAGGGGATACGGATAAAGATCGGCAAAGCCACTATGGAGGGCTTCGGCGATGTCGCCCATCTTGCCCACCAGGTCATGGATATGGAGGATACGGATGCGGTGGTGCTGCTCATCGGCATGGCCGACAAGATACTGATGGTGGCGCGGAGCAAGGCGCCCGAGCTGGACGTGGCGCAGGTGCTCTCCGAGTTCGGCGGCGGGGGCCACCATACCGCTGCTTCCGCGACGATAAAGGATGTCCCCTTCGAGATCGTCGAGGATCAGCTCCTCCTGTCTCTCAAAAAGCATATCAGGCCTGCGAAGCTGGTCAAGGATGTGATGACGACGCCGGTGGTGACCGCCGGATGGAACAGTACGATCAGGGAAGCGGAGCGCATCCTGACCCGCTACGGCATCAACGCCCTTCCCGTGGTAAAGCAGGAGCGGTACCGCGGCGTGCTGACCCGCGAAGTGGTCGAGAAGGCGCTCTTCCACGGGCTGGGGAGAAAGAAATGCGAGGACTTCGCCACTGCCGATGCCATCACCGCAGCGCCCGACCAGCCGGTGGCCGATATCGAGCGCGCCATGATCGAGCAGAACCAGCGCTTCGTCACGGTGCTCGAGAACGGGCGTATCGTGGGCGCGATCACGAGAACGGATATCCTCCGCTCGATGTACGAGGACTTCCTGCGGCGGAGCAGGGTCAGCTCGCGCGAGACGGTGAGCGGCGAACACCCCGCAGCCTTCGGGCGGAATGTGACGACGCTCCTGAAGGAGCGGCTCCCCTCCTCCGTCTATGACTTCCTCGTCAGGGCAGGGGAGGTGGCCGACGGGTTGGGGCAGGGCGCGTATCTCGTCGGCGGGTCGGTGCGGGACCTGCTCCGCGGCGAGGAAAACCTCGATATCGACATCGTGGTCGAGGGCGACGGCATCGACTTCGCCAAGCGGCTCGGCAGGGAGGTCAGGGCGAAGGTGGTGGTGCACAAACGCTTCGGCACGGCGCAGGTGATCATACCGGCCGCTCCTGCGCGACCGGCCGCTCCTGCGCGAAAGGAAGCGGAGCCTGCGGCCCCGGCGCTGCGGGTCGATGTCGCGACCGCGCGCACCGAGTATTACGAGTCGCCGGCCGCGCTGCCCAAGGTCGAGCTCTCCTCCATCAAGCGGGACCTCTACCGCCGCGACTTCACGATCAATACGCTCGCCGTCAAGCTGAACAGAAAGGACTTCGGCCTGCTCATCGACTTCTTCGGAGGACAGCGGGACCTGAAGGAAAGGGCGATCAGGGTGCTCCACAACCTCAGCTTCATCGAGGACCCGACGCGGGCCTTCCGCGCCATCAGGTTCTCGGAGCGCTTCGGCTTCAAGATAACGCGCCATACGGAAAACCTGATCAAGCACGCCATCAGGATGAATATCTTCGAGAAGCTTTCGGGGACCCGGCTCTACGACGAGATGAGCCTCATCTTCAAGGAGACCGATCCGGTGAGGACCATCAAGCGGCTGGCCGACTACGGGCTGCTCAAGGTCATCCACCCCGGCATTGTTTTTACTCCGGGGCTCGAAGCGCTCCTGCAGTCGGTGTACGACACCATAACGTGGTTCGAGCTGCTTTTCCTGAACGAGCAGTACGATAAAGGGCTCATTTATATCATGGCGCTCCTCTGCAAGCTGCCCGCCGAGGAGCGGCGCGTCGCCCTCGACCGACTTTCGGTGCTCAAGGACCAGCGGAAGCGGATTGAGGAGGGCCTGCATGCCGTACAGAAGATCGTGCGAGAGCTCAAGCCCCACGACCCGGTGGCGGTATTCCGCCTGCTGGTGAACCGGCCTATCGAGGTGATCCTGTTCAGTATGGCGTTGACGCAGGACAGCGGAAAGAAAAAGGCTATCTCCCATTACCTGCTGCACTCGAGGAGCGTAAAGCCGCTCCTCAAAGGCGGCGACCTCAAAGCGCTCGGCATCCCCGAGGGGCCGGTCTACTCCGAGCTGTTCAGGATGATCCACGAACAGAAACTGCGGGGCAGGCTCCAGACGAAGGATGACGAGCGGGAGTTCGTGAAGAAACAGCGCACGGTGAGCAGGTGA
- a CDS encoding PilZ domain-containing protein, with amino-acid sequence MEAVFSMAKESGSERRQYHRINATLSLAVADVGASHHEAAESRIVPRQGCGRLGLLPHDVNISGGGIAFRKELRVAEGNVIGLYLEFPEGALPLGPVVLRLSGVVVRVDPAMGGAPPCIALQFISLRESIRNLILQAVTALGKNKSA; translated from the coding sequence ATGGAAGCGGTTTTTTCTATGGCGAAGGAGAGCGGTTCCGAACGCAGGCAGTATCATAGGATCAATGCGACATTATCTCTCGCGGTGGCGGATGTCGGCGCCTCTCACCATGAGGCAGCCGAGTCCCGGATTGTTCCGCGGCAGGGGTGCGGCAGGCTCGGTCTGCTCCCGCATGATGTGAATATCAGCGGCGGCGGTATTGCATTCAGGAAGGAGCTGAGAGTTGCCGAAGGAAACGTTATCGGGCTCTATCTCGAGTTTCCTGAAGGGGCTCTTCCCCTCGGGCCGGTAGTCCTCAGGCTATCCGGTGTTGTGGTTCGGGTCGACCCGGCAATGGGCGGCGCCCCTCCCTGTATAGCTCTTCAATTCATCTCTCTGAGAGAAAGCATACGGAACCTTATCCTCCAGGCAGTAACTGCTCTCGGAAAAAACAAGAGCGCTTAG
- a CDS encoding RNA-binding protein produces MAKRIYVGNLSYQSDEDALRDLFAESGEVRSVKIITDETGRSKGFGFVEMASDEEADKAIAALNGVSFGGRNLVVNEARPQAERGRTGGGPGKQRKSFGGGGGGRESGRWR; encoded by the coding sequence ATGGCAAAAAGAATTTATGTAGGAAATCTCTCGTACCAGTCTGACGAAGACGCGTTGAGAGATCTGTTCGCGGAATCGGGAGAGGTCCGGTCGGTAAAGATCATCACCGATGAGACGGGGCGTTCGAAAGGGTTCGGTTTTGTCGAGATGGCCTCTGACGAGGAGGCCGACAAGGCCATCGCGGCCCTGAACGGCGTCTCTTTCGGCGGCAGGAACCTCGTAGTCAATGAGGCGCGGCCTCAGGCCGAGAGGGGAAGAACGGGCGGCGGTCCGGGAAAACAGAGGAAGTCCTTCGGAGGCGGCGGAGGCGGAAGGGAATCGGGCAGGTGGAGATAA
- the rpsU gene encoding 30S ribosomal protein S21, with protein sequence MEIKVEGKDIEKALKLLKRKIQRDGLMGELKKRRYYEKPSVKEKNKQREAQRKKAKSARRQVARTHGR encoded by the coding sequence GTGGAGATAAAAGTAGAAGGCAAAGACATCGAGAAGGCGTTAAAGCTCCTCAAGCGGAAGATCCAGAGGGACGGCCTCATGGGAGAGCTCAAGAAGCGGCGCTACTACGAGAAGCCCTCGGTAAAAGAGAAAAACAAGCAGCGCGAGGCGCAGAGGAAAAAGGCGAAGAGCGCCCGGCGCCAGGTAGCGAGGACGCACGGCAGGTAA
- a CDS encoding DEAD/DEAH box helicase: MYTSFHDFGISDKLLVSLSDMGFEEPTPIQKAAIPPAMRGKDLIGQAQTGTGKTAAFGIPLIERCSSSPGERSRHPYALILTPTRELAVQVSEELNKMGARVGALTLPVYGGQSIELQIRSLKKGVDIVAGTPGRLLDHIQRKTLVLGEIKAVVLDEADEMLNMGFIEDIEKILGSIPEERQTMLFSATMPKEILAIAKNYMKKPAHVSVDAGEMVVAKIKQVFYEVRDEDKVKALTRLLDVEGPSLTLVFCHTKREVDEVAGKLQQMGYPAGALHGDLTQSQRDEMMRKFKGGDIDVLVATDVAARGLDIPDVSHVINFSIPQDPEGYIHRIGRTGRAGKSGIAITFVTPRQYRQLKLIEQTAKTRIKKEKLPTREQVKRAREDDLAGAIEELITGKKHTDLYALAGRLFEHHAPEEVAAAALSLLLDTGEIEEIEEIRTDYDRGRRAFVRLFMTIGRKDKIRVEDIVRSIAAEAGIPARRIGNIALYDTFSFVEVPADVADKVILAVNNSIVRGRKVKVGHAKKRQ, encoded by the coding sequence ATGTATACGAGCTTTCACGACTTCGGCATCTCGGATAAGCTCCTCGTCTCCCTTTCTGATATGGGTTTCGAAGAGCCTACGCCCATACAGAAGGCGGCAATTCCCCCGGCAATGCGGGGGAAAGACCTCATCGGGCAGGCGCAGACCGGCACGGGCAAGACCGCTGCCTTCGGCATCCCCCTTATCGAGCGCTGCTCATCGAGTCCCGGTGAGCGGAGCAGGCATCCTTACGCGCTCATCCTTACTCCTACCAGGGAGCTCGCCGTACAGGTATCGGAGGAGCTCAATAAAATGGGGGCGCGGGTCGGCGCCCTCACGCTTCCCGTTTACGGCGGGCAGTCGATAGAGCTCCAGATACGGAGCCTGAAGAAGGGCGTCGATATCGTGGCAGGCACCCCGGGCCGTCTCCTGGACCACATCCAGCGGAAGACCCTCGTGCTCGGAGAGATCAAGGCAGTGGTGCTCGACGAGGCGGACGAGATGCTGAACATGGGGTTCATCGAGGATATCGAGAAGATCCTCGGGTCCATCCCGGAAGAGCGGCAGACGATGCTCTTTTCCGCGACCATGCCGAAAGAGATCCTCGCGATCGCGAAGAACTATATGAAGAAGCCCGCCCATGTGAGTGTCGATGCGGGCGAGATGGTCGTCGCCAAGATAAAGCAGGTCTTCTACGAAGTGCGCGACGAAGACAAGGTCAAGGCCCTCACGCGGCTCCTCGACGTCGAGGGTCCGTCGCTCACGCTCGTCTTCTGCCACACCAAGAGGGAGGTGGACGAGGTCGCGGGGAAGCTCCAGCAGATGGGCTATCCTGCCGGGGCGCTGCACGGCGACCTGACCCAGAGCCAGCGGGACGAGATGATGCGCAAATTCAAAGGCGGCGATATCGACGTGCTGGTCGCCACCGATGTGGCTGCCCGCGGGCTGGATATTCCCGATGTCTCGCATGTCATCAATTTCAGCATTCCCCAGGACCCCGAAGGCTATATCCACCGGATCGGCAGGACCGGCAGGGCGGGGAAGTCGGGTATCGCGATCACCTTCGTCACCCCGCGGCAGTACCGCCAGCTCAAGCTCATCGAACAGACGGCCAAGACCAGGATCAAGAAAGAGAAGCTTCCTACGAGGGAGCAGGTCAAACGGGCGCGGGAAGACGACCTCGCCGGCGCCATCGAGGAGCTGATCACCGGGAAGAAGCATACCGATCTCTATGCCCTGGCCGGCAGGCTTTTCGAGCACCATGCCCCGGAAGAGGTCGCGGCAGCGGCCCTGAGCCTGCTGCTCGATACCGGGGAGATAGAAGAGATCGAGGAGATCAGGACCGATTACGACCGGGGGAGGAGGGCGTTCGTCCGCCTCTTCATGACCATCGGGAGAAAGGATAAAATCCGCGTTGAGGATATCGTCAGGTCGATCGCGGCCGAGGCGGGCATCCCGGCCCGGAGGATCGGTAACATCGCGCTGTACGATACCTTCAGCTTCGTCGAAGTCCCGGCCGATGTCGCGGACAAGGTGATCCTCGCGGTCAACAACAGCATCGTGAGGGGCCGCAAAGTCAAGGTAGGACACGCCAAGAAGCGGCAGTAG
- a CDS encoding ATP-binding cassette domain-containing protein, which produces MENDSNTSERKKPPLIALEGVEVALQGKRALSGLSWRLQPGEHWAVIGGNGAGKSTFFRLLRGDIWPDAAGAGRRLYCFDGEAQESPLGITRRIGLVSAELHEAYLKNRWDMTGEEVITTGFFDSAWLHQEPDEEQAAFAGELIRLLHLGPLAHKRILEMSLGEARRVLIARALAGKPRVLMLDEFCNGLDIPSRQRILRTVETIARAGTQILYATHRTEELVPSITHLLLMKEGRIVAQGGKEEVLTHEEIAAFVGRPAFAAPAREPGRPDREPPRTEAAPPCLITVTRASVYLRHKKILHDVTWRMNTGENWAILGRNGAGKSTLLKLITGDIYPALGGEVHRFGTEEPESLKSIRKRIGVVSPDLHIDHCFSLTGREVVESGFFSSVGLYDTVSDRQKAVAQRWIAFFRLDGLAGKEITALSYGERRKLFIARALVNGPDILILDEPFSGLDSAARAVFGEMIEHISRDTATRIILVTHHLDELVPSITHVMIMDEGRIVAQGGKDEMLKEKTLAAHFGEG; this is translated from the coding sequence ATGGAAAACGATTCAAACACTTCAGAAAGAAAAAAACCGCCGCTCATCGCGCTCGAGGGCGTCGAGGTCGCGCTGCAGGGAAAGAGGGCGCTCTCAGGGCTCTCGTGGCGCCTGCAGCCGGGAGAGCACTGGGCGGTCATCGGCGGCAACGGCGCCGGGAAGTCTACCTTCTTCAGGCTCCTGCGCGGTGATATCTGGCCCGATGCCGCGGGCGCCGGCAGGCGGCTCTACTGCTTCGACGGTGAGGCGCAGGAAAGCCCTCTCGGCATTACGAGACGGATCGGCCTGGTCTCGGCGGAGCTGCACGAGGCCTACCTGAAAAACCGGTGGGACATGACCGGCGAGGAGGTGATCACAACCGGCTTCTTCGACAGCGCCTGGCTGCATCAGGAGCCGGATGAAGAGCAGGCCGCCTTCGCCGGGGAGCTTATCAGGCTGCTCCATCTCGGCCCGCTGGCGCACAAGCGCATCCTCGAGATGTCGCTCGGCGAGGCGAGGAGGGTCCTCATCGCGCGGGCGCTGGCCGGGAAGCCGCGGGTGCTCATGCTCGATGAATTCTGCAACGGCCTCGATATCCCGTCGCGGCAGCGCATCCTGCGCACGGTCGAGACGATAGCCCGTGCCGGGACGCAAATCCTCTATGCAACACACCGGACCGAAGAGCTGGTCCCCTCGATCACCCATCTGCTCTTGATGAAAGAAGGCCGTATTGTCGCCCAGGGCGGGAAAGAGGAGGTCCTCACCCATGAAGAGATCGCTGCGTTCGTGGGCCGTCCCGCCTTCGCTGCTCCGGCCCGCGAGCCGGGGCGGCCCGATAGGGAGCCCCCCCGGACAGAAGCGGCGCCCCCCTGTTTGATCACCGTTACCCGGGCTAGCGTTTATCTAAGGCACAAGAAGATACTGCACGATGTCACATGGAGGATGAATACCGGCGAGAACTGGGCGATCCTGGGGAGGAATGGAGCAGGCAAATCGACGCTCCTCAAGCTGATCACCGGCGATATCTACCCTGCGCTCGGCGGCGAGGTGCACCGGTTCGGTACCGAGGAGCCGGAGAGCCTGAAGAGCATCCGGAAGAGGATCGGCGTCGTTTCACCCGATCTCCATATCGACCACTGCTTCTCCCTCACCGGCCGGGAGGTGGTGGAATCGGGCTTTTTTTCGAGCGTCGGTCTCTACGACACGGTTTCGGACCGGCAGAAAGCGGTCGCCCAGCGCTGGATCGCATTCTTCCGGCTCGACGGGCTGGCCGGCAAGGAGATCACCGCCCTCTCCTACGGTGAACGGCGGAAGCTCTTCATCGCCCGCGCCCTCGTAAACGGACCCGACATCCTCATCCTCGATGAGCCTTTCAGCGGCCTCGACAGCGCTGCCCGGGCCGTCTTCGGGGAAATGATAGAGCATATCTCCCGCGATACCGCCACCCGCATCATCCTCGTCACCCACCACCTCGATGAGCTCGTGCCGTCCATAACCCATGTCATGATAATGGATGAGGGAAGGATAGTCGCGCAAGGCGGAAAGGATGAGATGCTGAAGGAAAAGACGCTCGCCGCGCACTTCGGGGAGGGATAA
- a CDS encoding GntR family transcriptional regulator, translating into MMKVNKQRLSQQVYDIIKEMIAAHRFQPGTRLNIEQLTKEIGASRTPVWEAVHRLMQEGILENIPHRGVFMVALTPRMALELYTVREALEGLAARLAVQNITEKMLKRMMKCLYHQYRVIQKEDLVGYSKLDFEFHSIIYEACGNQVLQEMLEAVKNKMRPLSMHITPLLSLLYRDHCEILEAFTAKDPERAERAFRCHNRQMIEQIKAQSEGEEWKKVESKESAAPEQECSGSAGEAGGARGRKTAQGGHGTAANRRRKGENIISGV; encoded by the coding sequence ATGATGAAAGTGAACAAGCAGCGTTTGAGCCAGCAGGTGTACGACATCATCAAGGAGATGATCGCCGCGCACCGTTTCCAGCCCGGGACACGCCTCAATATCGAACAGCTCACCAAGGAGATCGGCGCGAGCCGCACGCCCGTATGGGAAGCGGTCCACCGCCTCATGCAGGAGGGCATCCTCGAGAACATCCCCCATCGGGGCGTCTTCATGGTCGCGCTCACGCCCCGGATGGCCCTCGAGCTCTATACGGTCCGCGAGGCGCTGGAGGGGCTCGCCGCTCGGCTGGCGGTCCAGAATATCACCGAGAAGATGCTGAAGCGGATGATGAAGTGCCTCTACCACCAGTACCGGGTGATCCAGAAAGAAGACCTCGTGGGGTACTCGAAGCTCGACTTCGAGTTCCATTCGATCATCTACGAGGCATGCGGCAACCAGGTGCTCCAGGAGATGCTCGAGGCGGTCAAGAACAAGATGCGCCCCCTCTCAATGCATATCACCCCCCTGCTTTCCCTCCTGTACCGCGACCACTGCGAGATCCTGGAGGCGTTCACGGCGAAAGACCCGGAGCGGGCGGAGCGGGCGTTCCGCTGCCATAACCGGCAGATGATAGAGCAGATCAAGGCGCAGAGCGAAGGCGAGGAATGGAAGAAGGTGGAGTCGAAGGAGAGCGCAGCGCCCGAGCAGGAGTGCAGCGGCTCGGCAGGGGAGGCGGGCGGAGCGAGGGGCCGGAAGACCGCACAGGGCGGCCACGGCACTGCCGCGAACAGAAGACGCAAAGGAGAAAACATAATCTCCGGCGTCTAA
- a CDS encoding ABC transporter substrate-binding protein encodes MLKTVRLLAAAGIVVLVVLSLLAPPGVSAAPPGKIKIGFMFGLTGAASPIGPLQRDGAKLAVKEINAAGGVKIGGKKVPVEFVVKDDETKPDIAIRRFRELLDEERVDVVIGQTFAPISAALNKEVKKTPVAYFPVNVVAITMFEKNEMAESTFAIHGAAYSIGYAGASYIINTLKHKNIVFFGPAYAFGRDQWAGAKAAIEKYGAKVEYIESPVGTSDYTSYLLKVAEMKPDIVMMAHWGVDAINVLKQASETGLKKKTRIWFNWMTNAFGKGVPPQALEGVYSLMSWYYDMKGFNDQAIVKAADEFAKKYQKEYKEPPDPYAAMAYIGTKEALRAIELAQSTDPKAIAKAVMSSPKFDSMKGPGTWRVDHQPIFKYGAFVVIGKGEAERKDKQWDLVRIVGAYTGEDYLPPLASLGY; translated from the coding sequence ATGCTTAAGACAGTGCGGTTGTTAGCTGCAGCAGGGATCGTCGTTCTCGTTGTATTGAGTCTTCTGGCGCCCCCCGGCGTCTCCGCGGCGCCCCCGGGCAAGATAAAGATCGGGTTCATGTTCGGCCTTACCGGCGCTGCATCGCCCATCGGGCCGCTGCAGCGTGACGGCGCCAAGCTCGCGGTCAAGGAGATCAACGCCGCGGGCGGCGTCAAGATCGGCGGGAAGAAGGTCCCGGTAGAGTTCGTGGTCAAGGACGACGAGACGAAGCCTGATATCGCGATCCGCCGGTTCAGGGAGCTGCTCGACGAGGAGAGGGTCGATGTGGTCATCGGCCAGACCTTCGCCCCCATATCGGCGGCGCTGAATAAAGAGGTAAAGAAGACCCCCGTCGCCTATTTTCCCGTAAACGTCGTCGCCATCACCATGTTCGAGAAGAACGAGATGGCGGAGAGCACCTTCGCGATCCACGGCGCCGCCTACTCCATCGGCTATGCCGGCGCCTCCTACATCATCAATACCCTGAAGCACAAGAATATCGTCTTCTTCGGTCCTGCCTATGCCTTCGGCCGCGACCAGTGGGCAGGGGCGAAGGCGGCCATCGAGAAGTACGGCGCGAAGGTCGAGTACATCGAGTCGCCGGTCGGCACCAGCGACTACACCTCCTATCTCCTGAAGGTCGCGGAGATGAAGCCGGATATCGTCATGATGGCCCATTGGGGCGTAGACGCCATCAATGTGCTGAAGCAGGCAAGCGAGACGGGGCTCAAGAAGAAGACCAGGATCTGGTTCAACTGGATGACCAACGCCTTCGGGAAAGGGGTGCCGCCCCAGGCCCTCGAGGGCGTCTATTCCCTCATGTCCTGGTACTACGACATGAAGGGCTTCAACGACCAGGCTATCGTGAAGGCGGCCGACGAGTTCGCAAAGAAGTACCAGAAAGAGTACAAGGAGCCGCCCGATCCGTATGCGGCGATGGCGTATATCGGCACGAAAGAGGCCTTGCGGGCCATAGAGCTTGCGCAGTCGACCGACCCCAAAGCGATCGCCAAGGCGGTCATGTCCAGTCCCAAGTTCGATTCGATGAAAGGCCCCGGCACCTGGCGGGTAGACCACCAGCCGATCTTCAAGTACGGCGCCTTCGTGGTCATCGGCAAGGGAGAGGCCGAGAGAAAGGACAAGCAGTGGGACCTCGTCAGGATCGTCGGCGCCTATACCGGCGAGGACTATCTCCCGCCCCTGGCATCGTTGGGCTACTAG